From the genome of Clarias gariepinus isolate MV-2021 ecotype Netherlands chromosome 28, CGAR_prim_01v2, whole genome shotgun sequence, one region includes:
- the pdik1l gene encoding serine/threonine-protein kinase pdik1l, which produces MVSSQAKYELIQEVGRGSYGVVYEAMVQRTGARVAVKKIRCHSPENVELALREFWALSSIQSQHPNVIHLKECVLQRGGLAQRINHGLGSSSYLELVETSLKGELAFDGRRSRYLWFVTDFCDGGDLNAYLLSRKPSRRTNASFMLQLGSALAFLHRNRIIHRDLKPDNILISQGHAEPTLKVADFGLSKVCSATGLDPDEPVSVERCFLSTACGTDFYMAPEAREGCYTAKADIFALGVIIWAMVERLTFVEAGTQRELLGSYVRHGEVIVPLGEALLENPNMELLIPARMKSMSAGMKRLIREMLAADPRQRPDAFELELRLVRIASRELDWDT; this is translated from the exons ATGGTGAGCAGCCAAGCCAAGTACGAGCTGATTCAAGAGGTGGGTCGAGGCAGCTATGGTGTGGTGTACGAGGCTATGGTTCAGCGGACGGGAGCTCGCGTCGCCGTCAAGAAAATCCGCTGCCACTCACCGGAGAACGTCGAGCTAGCTCTGCGCGAGTTCTGGGCTCTCAGCAGCATCCAAAGCCAGCACCCTAATGTCATCCACCTGAAGGAGTGCGTGCTCCAGAGAGGCGGGTTGGCTCAGAGGATCAACCACGGCCTTGGCTCCTCTTCTTACCTCGAG CTGGTGGAAACGTCCCTGAAGGGTGAGCTGGCATTCGACGGACGCCGTTCCCGCTACCTGTGGTTTGTGACGGATTTCTGCGACGGTGGCGACCTGAACGCGTACCTACTCTCGCGCAAACCGAGCCGGCGCACTAACGCCAGTTTCATGCTGCAGCTGGGTAGCGCGCTGGCCTTCCTGCATCGCAACCGCATCATCCACCGCGACCTGAAACCTGACAACATCTTGATCTCACAGGGTCACGCAGAACCGACGCTTAAGGTGGCCGACTTCGGCCTGAGCAAG GTTTGCTCAGCAACAGGCTTGGACCCAGACGAGCCGGTGAGCGTCGAACGCTGCTTCCTGTCCACAGCGTGCGGCACCGACTTCTACATGGCGCCCGAAGCACGCGAGGGCTGCTACACCGCCAAGGCGGACATCTTTGCGCTGGGCGTGATCATCTGGGCGATGGTAGAGCGCCTGACGTTTGTTGAGGCGGGCACACAGCGCGAGCTGCTGGGCAGCTACGTGCGTCACGGCGAGGTCATCGTACCGCTCGGAGAGGCGCTGCTCGAGAACCCGAACATGGAGCTCCTGATCCCGGCCCGGATGAAAAGCATGAGCGCCGGAATGAAGCGGCTGATCAGGGAGATGTTAGCAGCCGACCCACGGCAGCGCCCTGATGCCTTCGAGCTCGAGCTCAGGTTGGTCCGTATCGCCTCCAGGGAGCTTGACTGGGACACGTGA